A genomic region of Cannabis sativa cultivar Pink pepper isolate KNU-18-1 chromosome 1, ASM2916894v1, whole genome shotgun sequence contains the following coding sequences:
- the LOC115706166 gene encoding dnaJ homolog subfamily C GRV2 isoform X3, with the protein MPGHRVDPPCGRVFLQFGKQILGADTEGANMHLKHLAAAAKDAVSESGSIPGSRAKLWRRIREFNACIPYTGVPPNIEVPEVTLMALITMLPSTPNLPPESPPLPPPSPKAAATVMGFIACLRRLLASKSAASHVMSFPAAVGRIMGLLRNGSEGVAAEAAGLVAVLIGGGPGDTITNLLTDSKGEQHATIMHTKSVLFAQQGYVIILVNRLKPMSVSPLLSMAIVEVLEAMICDPHGETTQYTVFVELLRQVAGLKRRLFALFGHPAESVRETVAVVMRTIAEEDAIAAESMRDAALRDGALLRHLLHAFFLPVGERREVSRQLVALWADSYEPALELLSRVLPPGLVAYLHTRSDGIPSEEGSQDGSLTSRRQRRLLQQRKGRVGRGITSQEHSLSSANNYEVSDPTKQTSTSAIKGSDYYQKSTIDPSFGQSSTIQPSVAQTSENLSSEMPSTGVLQNEHSASVPPMDTHDTSEVNTSISIDSDANIAGFQNTGLPAPAQVVVENTPVGSGRLLCNWPEFWRAFSLDHNRADLIWNERTRQELREALQAEVHKLDVEKERTEDIVPRGATIENNPGQESVAQISWNYPEFNVSYPSLSREVCVGQYYLRLLLESGSGGRAQDFPLRDPVVFFRALYHRFLCDADIGLTVDGAVPDELGASDDWCDMGRLDGFGGGGGSSVRELCARAMAIVYEQHYKLIGSFEGSAHITVLLDRTDDRALRHRLLLLLKALMKVLSNVEVCVLVGGCVLAVDLLTVAHEAAERTAIPLQSNLIAATAFMEPLKEWMFVDKDGAEVGPVEKDAIRRFWSKKEIDWTTRCWASGMVDWKRLRDIRELRWALSARVPVLTPTQVGEAALSILHSMVSAHSDLDDAGEIVTPTPRVKRMLSSPRCLPHIAQAMLSGEPSIVEGAAALLKAVVTRNPKAMIRLYSTGAFYFALAYPGSNLLSIAQLFSVTHVHQAFHGGEEAAVSSSLPLAKRSVLGGLLPASLLYVLERSGPAAFAAAMISDSDTPEIIWTHKMRAENLICQVLQHLGDFPQKLSQHCHTLYEYAPMPPVTYPELRDEMWCHRYYLRNLCDEIRFPNWPIVEHVEFLQSLLVMWREELTRRPMDLSEEEACRILEISLEDVSNSDGNKKQSLEIGDELSISKQIENIDEEKLKRQYRKLAMKYHPDKNPEGREKFLAVQKAYERLQATMQGLQGPQPWRLLLLLKGQCILYRRYGSVLEPFKYAGYPMLLNAVTVDKDDSNFLASDRAPLLVAASELIWLTCASSLLNGEELVRDGGIQLIATLLSRCMCVVQSTTPASEPSAIIVTNVMRTFSVLSKFESARADMLEYSGLVDDIVHCTELELVPSAVDAALQTIAHISVSPELQDALIKAGVLWYLLPLLLQYDSTADESDTTESHGVGASVQIAKNLHAVRASQALSRLSGLSADENITPYNQAVVDALRAMLTPKLASMLKDQVHKDLLSRLNSNLESPEIIWNSSTRAELLKFVDQQRATQGPDGSYDLKNSHVFVYKALSKELYVGNVYLRVYNDQPDFEISEPEIFCVALVDFISYLLSNQCAPDSDIQDNPDLAGSSLETSESRNDIAGGSGNDQESDNLAPVTDGELAEKKELKLVLNLKFALTSLQNLLTSNPNLASIFSTKDKLLPLFECFSVPAATESNIPQLCLSVLSLLTKHASCLEAMVADGSSLLLLLQMLHSSPSCREGALHVLYALASTAELAWAAAKHGGVVYILELLLPLQEEIPLQQRAAAASLLGKLVGQPMHGPRVAITLARFLPDGLVSIIRDGPGEAVVASVEQTTETPELVWTPAMAASLSAQISTMASDLYREQMKGRVVDWDVPEQASGQQEMRDEPQVGGIYVRLFLKDPKFPLRNPKRFLEGLLDQYLSSIAASHYNTQAVDPELPLLLSAALVSLLRVHPALADHVGYLGYVPKLVAAVAYEGRRETMSSGEPNNGNFAEKTDEPEDGSSQPVQTPQERVRLSCLRVLHQLAASTTCAEAMAATSVGTPQVVPLLMKAIGWQGGSILALETLKRVVVAGNRARDALVAQGLKVGLVEVLLGLLDWRAGGRNGLCSQMKWNESEASIGRVLAIEVLHAFATEGAHCTKVRDILDASDVWSAYKDQKHDLFLPSSAQSAAAGVAGLIENSSSRLTYALPAPPSQAQPTSLKPSASSTSDSNGKQDQLS; encoded by the exons ATGCCTGGTCATCGTGTTGATCCTCCTTGTGGTAGAGTTTTCTTACAATTTGGAAAGCAAATCCTTGGTGCTGATACGGAGGGTGCAAATATGCATTTGAAACACCTAGCAGCAGCTGCAAAAGATGCAGTTTCTGAAAGTGGTTCTATTCCTGGATCAAGAGCTAAACTATGGCGAAGAATTAGGGAGTTTAATGCGTGTATACCATATACTGGTGTTCCTCCAAATATTGAAGTTCCTGAGGTGACATTGATGGCCTTGATAACTATGCTCCCATCTACACCAAATCTTCCTCCTGAATCCCCTCCATTGCCTCCACCTTCACCTAAAGCTGCCGCAACAGTAATGGGCTTCATTGCATGTTTACGTAGATTACTAGCTTCAAAGAGTGCAGCTTCACATGTAATGTCTTTTCCTGCTGCTGTTGGGAGAATAATGGGCTTACTTCGAAATGGCTCTGAGGGTGTGGCTGCTGAAGCTGCTGGGCTTGTTGCTGTACTTATTGGCGGTGGTCCTGGGGATACAATTACAAATTTGCTAACAGACTCGAAAGGGGAGCAACATGCCACAATCATGCACACAAAGTCAGTGTTATTTGCTCAACAAGGCTATGTTATCATTCTTGTGAACAGATTAAAGCCAATGTCTGTATCTCCTTTACTCTCGATGGCAATCGTTGAAGTTCTCGAGGCAATGATATGTGATCCTCATGGTGAAACTACTCAATACACGGTGTTTGTTGAATTGCTACGCCAAGTAGCTGGTTTAAAACGTCGCTTGTTTGCATTGTTTGGACATCCTGCTGAAAGTGTCAGAGAAACTGTAGCTGTGGTTATGCGTACAATTGCAGAAGAAGACGCTATTGCGGCAGAGTCGATGCGTGATGCTGCATTGCGTGATGGTGCTTTGCTACGACATTTATTGCATGCATTTTTTCTCCCTGTTGGTGAGCGGCGTGAGGTTAGCCGACAACTTGTTGCTCTTTGGGCAGACTCCTATGAACCTGCTCTGGAACTATTGTCTAGAGTGCTTCCTCCTGGACTTGTTGCTTATCTACATACACGTTCTGATGGAATCCCATCAGAAGAAGGTTCTCAAGATGGATCCTTGACTAGTAGAAGACAGAGGCGGCTACTCCAACAAAGGAAAGGTCGTGTAGGTAGAGGAATAACATCTCAAGAGCATTCATTATCTTCTGCAAACAATTATGAAGTTAGTGATCCAACAAAGCAGACAAGCACTTCTGCCATTAAAGGTTCAGATTACTATCAAAAATCAACTATAGATCCTAGTTTTGGTCAGTCTTCAACCATCCAACCTTCTGTTGCTCAAACCAGTGAAAATCTGAGCAGTGAAATGCCTTCTACAGGGGTTTTACAAAATGAACATTCGGCTAGTGTTCCACCTATGGATACACATGATACTTCTGAAGTAAATACTTCAATTTCAATTGATTCTGATGCCAATATTGCTGGTTTTCAGAATACAGGCCTCCCAGCTCCTGCACAGGTTGTTGTAGAGAATACTCCAGTGGGTTCTGGCAGACTACTGTGTAATTGGCCTGAATTTTGGAGAGCTTTTAGCCTTGACCATAATCGTGCCGATTTGATATGGAATGAGCGTACGAGGCAAGAATTGAGGGAGGCTCTGCAGGCGGAGGTTCATAAATTAGATGTTGAGAAAGAACGCACAGAAGATATTGTCCCTCGAGGTGCTACGATAGAGAATAATCCTGGGCAAGAAAGTGTGGCCCAAATTTCTTGGAACTACCCTGAATTTAATGTTAGCTATCCTAGTTTGTCTAGAGAAGTTTGTGTTGGCCAATATTATCTGCGTTTGCTGCTTGAGAGTGGCAGTGGTGGCAGGGCTCAGGATTTTCCTTTACGTGATCCGGTTGTTTTCTTTAGAGCACTGTATCATAGGTTTTTATGTGATGCGGACATAGGGCTTACAGTTGATGGTGCTGTTCCTGATGAACTGGGTGCATCTGATGATTGGTGTGATATGGGGAGATTAGATGGCTTTGGAGGAGGAGGAGGGTCCTCTGTTAGAGAACTTTGTGCAAGGGCAATGGCAATTGTATATGAACAACACTACAAATTAATTGGTTCCTTTGAGGGCTCTGCTCATATTACAGTTCTACTGGATCGAACAGATGATAGAGCGTTGAGGCACCgccttcttcttctcttgaag GCTTTAATGAAGGTTTTATCTAATGTTGAGGTATGTGTTCTGGTTGGAGGGTGTGTATTAGCTGTTGATCTGCTGACAGTGGCCCATGAAGCTGCAGAAAGGACTGCCATTCCTTTGCAATCAAATCTGATTGCTGCTACTGCATTCATGGAACCACTAAAGGAATGGATGTTTGTTGACAAGGATGGAGCAGAAGTTGGACCTGTGGAGAAGGATGCTATAAGAAGATTTTGGTCGAAGAAGGAAATTGATTGGACAACACGATGCTGGGCTTCAGGGATGGTAGACTGGAAAAGATTGAGGGATATTCGTGAACTACGCTGGGCATTATCTGCTCGAGTTCCTGTTCTCACTCCAACTCAG GTGGGGGAGGCAGCATTGTCCATATTACATAGCATGGTATCCGCTCATTCAGATTTAGATGATGCAGGAGAGATAGTTACCCCAACTCCTAGAGTAAAACGAATGTTGTCAAGTCCACGATGCCTTCCACATATTGCACAG GCTATGCTTTCTGGTGAACCAAGCATTGTGGAAGGTGCTGCTGCGTTGTTGAAGGCTGTTGTTACTAGAAATCCCAAGGCGATGATTCGCCTCTACAGCACAGGTGCATTTTATTTTGCCTTGGCTTATCCTGGATCTAATCTCCTTTCAATTGCCCAACTCTTCTCGGTAACTCATGTCCATCAAGCATTTCACGGTGGTGAGGAAGCTGCAGTGTCATCTTCATTGCCGCTGGCTAAGCGCAGTGTTTTGGGTGGCCTTCTTCCTGCATCCTTGTTGTATGTACTGGAGCGAAGTGGTCCAGCTGCATTTGCGGCTGCTATGATTTCTGATTCTGATACTCCAGAGATTATATGGACTCACAAAATGCGAGCAGAAAATCTGATCTGTCAG GTCTTGCAGCATCTTGGTGATTTTCCCCAGAAATTATCACAGCACTGCCATACTCTGTATGAATATGCTCCAATGCCACCAGTTACTTACCCAGAGCTACGGGATGAAATGTGGTGTCACCGATATTACCTGCGGAACTTATGTGATGAAATTCGGTTTCCTAACTGGCCTATTGTTGAGCATGTTGAGTTTCTGCAATCATTACTGGTGATGTGGCGTGAAGAGTTGACAAGAAGGCCTATGGATCTCTCTGAAGAAGAAGCTTGCAGAATATTAGAAATATCCTTAGAAGATGTATCTAATAGTGATGGCAATAAGAAGCAATCCTTAGAAATTGGCGATGAGCTATCCATATCAAAGCAGATTGAAAACATTGATGAAGAGAAACTTAAGCGACAATATAGAAAACTTGCTATGAAGTATCATCCTGACAAAAATCCCGAAGGAAGGGAAAAGTTTCTTGCTGTACAGAAAGCTTACGAGCGTCTGCAG GCCACCATGCAAGGCTTGCAAGGTCCTCAGCCTTGGCGGTTATTGCTATTGTTGAAAGGGCAGTGCATCCTGTACAGACGTTATGGAAGTGTGCTTGAGCCATTTAAATATGCTGGTTATCCCATGTTGCTCAATGCAGTTACTGTAGATAAAGATGACAGCAATTTCCTTGCCTCAGATAGAGCTCCTCTCCTTGTGGCAGCATCAGAGCTTATTTGGCTGAC aTGTGCATCTTCTTTGTTAAATGGTGAAGAACTTGTGAGAGATGGTGGGATTCAACTTATTGCGACTCTTCTTTCCCGTTGCATGTGTGTAGTTCAATCAACTACTCCTGCAAGTGAACCATCAGCCATTATTGTTACTAATGTGATGCGGACGTTTTCTGTGTTGAGTAAGTTTGAGAGTGCTAGGGCTGATATGCTCGAGTATTCTGGACTGGTTGATGACATCGTGCACTGTACTGAACTTGAGCTTGTACCTTCGGCAGTTGATGCTGCCCTTCAGACAATAGCTCATATTTCCGTGTCTCCTGAATTGCAGGATGCCTTAATAAAGGCTGGCGTGTTATG GTACCTTTTACCTTTGCTGCTTCAGTATGACTCAACAGCAGACGAATCAGATACGACAGAGTCACATGGCGTTGGTGCTAGTGTacaaattgcaaaaaatttgcATGCTGTACGTGCATCCCAGGCCCTATCACGGCTAAGTGGTTTGTCTGCTGATGAGAATATAACACCGTATAATCAGGCTGTAGTTGATGCCTTAAGAGCTATGCTCACCCCCAAACTTGCCAGTATGTTGAAAGATCAAGTACACAAAGATCTTTTGTCCAGATTAAATTCCAACCTGGAATCTCCTGAG ATTATCTGGAACTCTTCAACCCGAGCAGAGCTATTGAAATTTGTGGATCAGCAGCGTGCAACTCAGGGTCCTGATGGTTCATATGATCTGAAGAATTCACATGTTTTTGTGTACAAGGCACTATCTAAAGAACTTTATGTTGGCAATGTTTACTTAAGAGTCTACAATGATCAGCCAGATTTTGAGATCAGCGAACCGGAGATATTCTGTGTTGCCCTGGTTGATTTTATCTCATATTTATTAAGCAATCAGTGTGCTCCAGATTCTGATATTCAGGATAATCCAGATCTCGCGGGCTCATCCCTTGAGACATCAGAGAGTCGCAATGATATTGCTGGTGGATCGGGTAATGACCAAGAATCTGATAATTTGGCACCTGTAACTGATGGAGAATTGGCAGAGAAAAAAGAGTTGAAACTGGTTTTGAACCTGAAATTTGCGCTGACCTCTCTTCAG AACCTACTCACAAGCAATCCAAATTTGGCATCAATATTTTCTACGAAAGACAAGCTATTACCTCTTTTTGAATGCTTTTCTGTGCCTGCGGCAACAGAAAGTAACATTCCTCAGCTTTGTCTGAGTGTCTTGTCGCTCTTGACAAAGCATGCATCCTGCTTGGAGGCCATGGTTGCAGATGGATCTAGTCTTCTTCTTTTGTTACAAATGCTACACTCTTCTCCAAGTTGTCGTGAAGGTGCTCTTCATGTTCTTTATGCATTAGCAAGCACTGCTGAACTTGCTTGGGCTGCGGCCAAACATGGTGGAGTAGTCTACATTCTCGAACTTCTGTTGCCTTTGCAAG AAGAGATTCCCTTGCAGCAAAGAGCTGCTGCAGCTTCTTTGTTAGGGAAGCTTGTAGGACAACCAATGCATGGGCCTAGAGTTGCTATAACACTAGCAAGGTTTCTTCCTGACGGCTTGGTGTCAATAATTCGGGATGGTCCTGGTGAGGCAGTGGTAGCTTCCGTTGAGCAGACTACAGAAACACCAGAACTTGTATGGACACCAGCAATGGCTGCTTCTTTATCTGCACAAATTTCAACTATGGCATCAGATTTATACCGAGAACAGATGAAAGGCCGTGTCGTTGATTGGGATGTGCCTGAGCAAGCATCCGGGCAGCAAGAAATGAGAGATGAACCACAG GTCGGTGGAATCTATGTTAGGCTATTCTTGAAAGATCCTAAATTTCCCCTCAGAAATCCAAAGAGATTCTTGGAAGGACTGTTAGATCAATATTTATCCTCCATTGCTGCCAGCCATTATAATACTCAAGCTGTTGACCCAGAACTTCCATTGCTTCTATCTGCTGCTTTGGTTTCATTATTGAGAGTGCATCCCGCACTTGCGGATCATGTTGGATATCTTGGATATGTGCCCAAGCTTGTGGCGGCTGTGGCTTATGAGGGGAGACGAGAAACAATGTCATCAGGTGAGCCGAACAATGGCAATTTTGCAGAGAAAACAGATGAACCCGAAGATGGATCATCACAACCTGTACAAACACCACAAGAACGTGTACGCCTAAGTTGTTTACGTGTCTTACATCAGCTTGCAGCTAGTACCACATGTGCTGAAGCTATGGCTGCAACTAGTGTAGGAACACCTCAG GTTGTGCCTCTTCTCATGAAAGCCATAGGATGGCAAGGGGGAAGCATACTTGCTCTTGAGACTCTTAAACGTGTTGTGGTTGCTGGAAATCGAGCTAGGGATGCACTTGTTGCACAGGGACTCAA GGTTGGTCTTGTGGAAGTACTTCTTGGGCTTCTGGATTGGAGGGCTGGAGGTAGGAATGGTCTCTGCTCTCAGATGAAGTGGAATGAATCTGAAGCATCCATTGGCAGAGTGCTGGCTATTGAG GTATTGCATGCATTCGCAACAGAGGGAGCTCATTGTACTAAAGTGCGTGATATATTAGATGCCTCTGAT GTTTGGAGTGCTTATAAAGACCAGAAACACGATCTCTTCCTCCCTTCGAGTGCTCAGTCTGCTGCAGCTGGAGTAGCTGGGCTAATTGAAAACTCATCATCAAGGCTCACTTATGCCCTTCCAGCTCCACCATCACAGGCACAACCTACTTCATTGAAACCTTCTGCTTCGTCAACATCTGACTCAAACGGAAAACAAGATCAGCTTTCATAG